The genomic DNA CATCGGCGACGGCGCGGCCATGTTCGAGGCCACCCACGGCACCGCCCCGAAGTACACCGGCCAGAACCGGGCGAACCCCGGGGCCGTCCTCCTGAGCGGCGTGCTGCTCCTCGAATTCCTGGGCTGGTTCGAGGCGGCCAAGCTGGTCAACGAGGCGGTCGAGAAGACCTTCTCCGAGGCCGAGGAAACGGCCAAGAAGGGCCCGGGCGGCAAACTGCACGTGACCTACGACATCGCCCGCCAGTTCCCCGGCTACGGCGAGCAGGCCGGCGCGTCCAGCACGGCGTTCGCCGACCGGATCATCGAGCTGATGAAGTAGCAACGACGGACAAATTGACCCGCCTGCCGCGATGATTCTTCAGTCCGAAGGACTGGTGGCCCTCAGCCCAGGGCAACGCCTTGGGTTGAACGGATACCAGAACATTCAGCCTGAAAGGCTGATACACAGGGGCGCCATTGGTCGATGGGGATGCCGTCCCCAGGGCGTTGCCCTGGGCTGAGGACCACCAGTCCTTCGGACTGAAGATTTGACGCAGCGGCTGGGACGATTTCCGCCAGTGCCTCATACCCCATTCCGCACCTTTTACGAATCAAACTATGCGCATCGCGATCGTTGCTTTTGTCATCCTGACCGCCGCGGCGTTCGCCGCCGACCCGTGCGCGCAGCCGACGCCCGAGGAGATGGCGGCCGCCGCTGGTGTCAAGCTTCCCAAGCGGCCGTGGCACGTCGCGAACATCTGGTGGGACTTCGAGAAGCCCGTCGGACACTTCACCTCGCTCGAAATGGACGTCACCATCGATCGCGACGTGCCCGAGACGTACAACCTGTACGTCTCGCCGTGCGGCATCGCGGAAATCAACGGCTTGCAGTTCTACGGCGGCATCCAGAGCAACATCAACGGGTGGGCCAACAAGGAGAGCCGCAAGCGTGTCCACCCCGGCCGGGGCGCGATCTTTTCCCGGTGGTCGTCGGACAAGAAAACGCCGATCGGCCTGGAGCACGTCCGCACCGCGGCGGACGAGTGCCTGGTCGAGAGCGCGGGCTACGAGGGCGAGTTCGCCAGCGTGCGACGGCCGTTCGCGTGGAAGCAGGGCACGTACACCTGGAGTGTCACGAAGGGCGAGACGGTCGACCACAAGGGCGCCCCGGCCACGTGGTTCACCTGCCGCGTGAAGGACAAGTCTGGCGGCCCGACCGTCGAGGTCGGCAGCCTGCTGTTCGAGGGGAAAGACTTCACGTATTGGGCCAAACACTCGGCGTTCGTGGAAGTGTACTCGACCGAGCGCATCCCGAAATCGAACATCCCGAAAGTGAACGTCACGTTCGGCTGGCCGCGCATCAACGACGAGAAGGCCGCGGTCAAGAAGGCGTCGGCGTACTACCCCGACCCCACGAAGGGCGTCCCCGGCTCGCCCGACTGCGCGACCGTCCGCGCCGACGGCGACAAGTGCGTCGTGGAAGTCGGCGCGATCTTCAAGCGCGACGAAGCGAAACGGCGGCACAGCCTTGAGATTAAATAACCGCTTCCACGGGTGTTCAACTCCAACGAGTTCGACGAGGATTCGTCGCAACGGTAAACAGACCGGCGTATCCGGCACAGCGCTCGCCGACCGGTTCATCGAGTGGATGAAGTAACGACGACCGGCAGAGGTGGGTGGGTCGGTGAAGGTTGCTTCGCCGACCCGTAGTTGAGTGGGCGTCACATCTTGGAACCCGTCATTCTGGCGGGGCCAACCACAACATCCGGGTCAACCGGACCATCCGCGAGGTATCGGTATCGCCGCCATGCTCCGGTAAAGCACAACCGCACCATCTGGCCTGGTGTGTTTCCCAATCAAATTCCACCGTGGCGCATACCAGCTCGACCCACGGGATGTTTTCCGACCGGGCCGGAGGCGACAGCGCGTCCGCCCGCCGCAAAAACCTCGGATCTTTCTCCCACCCC from Fimbriiglobus ruber includes the following:
- a CDS encoding DUF3472 domain-containing protein, encoding MRIAIVAFVILTAAAFAADPCAQPTPEEMAAAAGVKLPKRPWHVANIWWDFEKPVGHFTSLEMDVTIDRDVPETYNLYVSPCGIAEINGLQFYGGIQSNINGWANKESRKRVHPGRGAIFSRWSSDKKTPIGLEHVRTAADECLVESAGYEGEFASVRRPFAWKQGTYTWSVTKGETVDHKGAPATWFTCRVKDKSGGPTVEVGSLLFEGKDFTYWAKHSAFVEVYSTERIPKSNIPKVNVTFGWPRINDEKAAVKKASAYYPDPTKGVPGSPDCATVRADGDKCVVEVGAIFKRDEAKRRHSLEIK